From the genome of Trachemys scripta elegans isolate TJP31775 chromosome 2, CAS_Tse_1.0, whole genome shotgun sequence:
TCACTGACCCCCAGCAGCTTCGGACCTCTTAGGAAAGAGTGAAAGGGCTGCAAGATGACCACGTGGTCAGCTGAGCACCCCGCTGTAACTCCTGGAGCCACCACTCTCCTCCCTCTCTATCTACCCCAATAACCAAAGCAGTGCGCGAAATCAAGAGTTAGACCAGCACAAGCTAAGTGAATATGGCTGGAATGGTTCCAGCTACTCCCCGCTCTGATCGAGGGCTCAGATCCCACTCCAACCCAGAGCAAGAGGATCCCGTCCCAAGCCCAGCTTCTTATATCTGGACAGGCGCTGTGGCCTTTCCACGTTCAGAGTGAGCTCACCAATTTCCTGCAGGAGGATCACAGCTTCATCCACAGCTTTGATGTCAGGGCTATCCAAAGCCTTGGAGAGGAATTCGACTGCCTGCAACACACACGCAGAGACAACATGAGGTTCCCCAGCGCAGGAGCGACTCTGACCCACGCAGAAGAATTCTCCACCCTGCCCAGAAATGGCTGCTCTACATCGAAACACTGGAATGTCATTTCCTCCTTTGCTTACCCGCAGGGAGCCGAGTTCAGTGCTCTGTGTTTCCGCATGGCACCACGTACGCCGGGTGCTAACCCTGGCTAATCTGCACATTTCCCTCTGGGGGGCTCCCTGCATTAACACTACTGTctagggcaggaagaggtggcgAAAACGGTAGCGCACTGAAATGATAAGGGGAGTGTAGGGAAGCAAAGTGAAATTATCAGTGCTCAGGCAAACAGGATCTTTAATGAGTATCCCTGGACAAGACCATAGGGCCCCTTAAGCATGGGGCTGGCACACAGGTTCATTACCAAGTCTCGGGGAACATCCTACCTACTtatcagcacctcctgcagcaccCTGGATTTCCCGTTTACTACCTGCAGACCTGAGCTCAAAACCACTGACTGGAAGGGGCACAGAGCGGGCAGAAACACGCTGGCAGAGGGAGTTCCGCCAGCACTGTGGTCTCCGAGCCGCGTGCTACACCTACCGTCTTCTCTGGCATGTGGATCTTGGCCTGCACCACCAGATTCTCCAGGGGAGTGCGCAGGATTTCAGGAACCTGGAAAGTGGGCATTTTGTCCAGGCGGCTGCGAGGGAAGAGGTGATAGGCAAAGCCCGACTGGCAGCGGCCAGCACGCCCTCGCCTCTGCACGACATTGGACTTGGACACCCACACAGTTTCCAGGCAGGAGacctgggggaagaggagtgtTAGAGGCAAGTGCTCTTGCTGCGATTTAGTCTGTTTCACCAAGCTCCCCCTCTAGCCCAGAGAGCCAAGGAACCCCTGCCCCAAGAGCTGTCCATGTCACCTAGCTCAGATCTAGCTGGCAAGCTGCTTCTCTAGTGTGCAGAGTCCCACTGCAGGAGCTGGGAagctctcccccttctcctcagtCCTAGGCCAGTGAGTGACACCCACACCCATACACCCCTTTTGGGgccaagtgctttgcaaacaaccTGCTATAGGGACTAGACACAAAGGGTAACTGTACCCACCACCGAGATGCAACTGCCTCTGGGGTTGAACACCTAATCAGGAGCAGCAATAATGAACATTGCAGCAAGCGACGGGAAACTAGGTCTGTAAAGTGTAGACACTTATAGTGGGATTTGGAGGAGGGGAGCGCTGGATAAAACAATCCTTAGTTGATTGCAGAGTGGGCAAGGACCTTGCTTGTCCATTTCATACAAATCCTGGCATCTCAGACACACACCACCCCCAGCACTACGGCGGGGCATTGGAAAGAACCATGGGACCTTTACCTTCCACTAAGGCAACCTCCAGAGTTGGGCAGAAGGGAGCTTGATTTCACACGTCTGCCAAACGGCAGCAATAAACACACAAGCTATCCCACCAATCGAACCCGTGTTCCTGTTGTACTGCCCTGCTGCAATGACCGCAGCCAACAGGCCGGATATGCATGCTGTGCACACCTTAGCCTCTGCCTTCCTCCTTCACGGCTTCTCTCCCTCATCCCTGTCTGAGCTGAAGGGAAACGCCAAGTTTGGCGCCATCTGCTGGACAAAGTctgcacactccccccccccaatattcaaCAGCACATCCTTTAGCTTAGTGATTCTCAAGCGCGGCCACCACGACTTCTGGAGGGAACAGGCTGTCAATAGTCTATTTTAACTGTCATAACTGAGGCCACCATGAATTTGCGGTGGCCACACATGCAGCCACGGCACAAATTCATTTGAGACCCAGCACACTGCCTCGCTGAATGCTGCTGGCTCCAGGGAGAGGGGCTCCCGGGGGCCTGGGCCTAGTGCTATGCTGACGAAGAACCCGCTTTAAATCCTATTCAGTCTCTCTCGATGTCTGGGCAATCAGGAGCCCAGTGTGCGGCAGAAGCACTGCCTCATGCCACTATTCAACAGCGCTCGCTCCGGCTGGTGGAGCCGCAGCCGGCTCGGTTTGGCTACTAGGAAGTGACTGATGGGAGTCTGTTAGGGAGGGCTGTAAGGACCCTCTGTAGATCTCCCTGCCTGAGGGTGGCACACGGACAACAGGATTTGTTCAGGGGTGAGTCTCCTGGTGCACACTGGGGCAGGCGGtgcactgggagggagttggCTCAGACAGCCAATGCTCCCTGCGCCATCAGTCACAATGGccaagtattttttgtttttgacctGCCTCTgagatgggggggagagggggagaggaagcaattatccctgctctgcagagatcaCATACAAAGTGACTCAGCGATTCAAGCCCTGAGCACCAAGGAGTTAATGGCAGGCCGGGGGCATCTCAAATGCTGCTTTAAGAATCATGCATCAGCTGCAGCGTGTTCCAGGAATGCACACAAGACACACGGGGCAAGGAAGAGCCAGCACCTTAGTTTTGAGGTCATAGCGCTCCTCCTTGTGAGTGCCGCTGTCCACCACATGCACTATGTCATTGATGGTGATGGAGGTCTCAGCAATGTTGGTAGCCAGGACGATCTTTCTCACTCCAGGCGGGGGCCGCTGGAAGATGTTCTGCTGGTCCATCATGGGGATGTTGGAGTGCACTGGCATGAGAAAATGCAGAGTTAGCCCTGTCCTGCTCTGCCTAACTGGTGCTGACCAGTTAGAAAGGTGGTCAGGTCTACTTAGCCCTCCAGAGCTCTCCCTATACTGCTCATGCTCTTCCTTCACGTAGGCACCTTCTCTCAGTCCCCTGCGAGAGGCTGGGGTTAGTCACTGCTGTCACATGCAAAGAAAGTTGTTTCTAACGTTGGCATTACTGTGAACAGCCAACCAATGGTTCTCCCAGGCTTACTCATCAGACCCACCACTGCATCCTCCAATAATCCCAAAACCAACCTTTGGAAGGGTTAAGCACAGTAAAATGAAACAGCAGATGGCAAAATACTCCAGGTGCTGCAGATAGGAAGGGCTCATTTCAACCTCTgtgacctaaaaaaaaaaatctcctaattGTAGGAGATGTAGTACCTCCTCCCACCCACAGGTGGAGACATTCCATTCTGCATGGTTCTTGCATTTCCATTTTGGCCTGTAACTCCATCCCACACATTTCCTCTTATAGCTCAGGGACCTGGGGAAATTCCCGACAGCAGATGGGCTTGCATGCTGAGGGCCCCAAAGAACAGCAGGTAAGTGGAGCAACTGGCCCAGAAATAAGCGAGCATATTTCAGAGGAGAGCAGCTCCTGCTCACACAACCCAGCATGCCGCAGCCTGGTTATGGAGCTCGGCCATTTGGTGTGTGGCGGGAAGGCACCAGATATGAAACActattttgcaaaaatgttttaaaacatccCATTGGGATAAGAACTAAAATTACATGCGCAGTGCAAAGCTGCACCTAGAATTCGGAatcccacacacccagccctcacTCTGCCCAATTCCCTGGCCCCAGCAGAGCTCTGTACTGCTCCAGCTTACAGCAGCTGATTCAGGGGCCCTGGAGTTCATAGGTGGAGATTCCCCTTGCTACACCATTTAGGAGCTCAGCACATATCTATGGTGAACATGGCATTCGGTGGGTTCCATGATGGCAGACGGAGTGAGTTTGTCCCCCTCCTGTCCCCACAGgcctcagcagcagcaggccaGCATAGCCTGGGCAATCCGCCCCAAATGTACAGTTAGGTGACAGGGTTACCAGTGTGTCTGATGCATCCAAACTCATTCTGCATCAGACAGCAACAGCTGGAAGTGTTACCTCGAATACCATGTTTCAGCCCCAcccatctctccctctcccccaagcacTGGAGAGCCATCTCACCTGGTAAGACAAGGTACCGGGTGTTCTGAGAACCGAGTGTTTCCAGCAGGCGCTGCTGCACTCCTTTGATCTCCTGCCAGCCAGGAAGGAAGCAGAGGACCCCACCTGCAAAGGATCAAGTGCAGAACAGGCAACACAGAGATGCATGGagctcttttccaagctgcagaCAGACACCGCGACTCTAACCTCTGTGCCAGGTCTCCCACTCTCCAAGGAGTCCTGGGGAAGCCCAGTATTTTCCCGTCTAGACCCAGAGACTAACAGGTTACCAAGTCTGTGGTACCGACCTATCAGCCATGATCACCACTGAAACCTGTCGGACACATGCCCATACAGATCACAGACAGCACCAGGTGAGCCACCCCTCCAGCCTGGGGACCCCGGGGAGTTACAAAATCAAATCAAGAGGGAGAACATAGTGGGTGATTTAATACATGACACAGCCTGTCAGAGCACTTAGACACAGTATAACCAACTCCTTCATGGTGGCTGGCTCATGGGATATTCTGCCattgagacagacagacagcaccAGGTGTCCTCGGATCACAGCTCGCTGTCATGAGAGGAAATGGAGCTTATTAGCTTTGAAACAGCCAGACTTCCTAAAAGCAGAGTTTCGAAACCAGCCTTCATCCTTCCTGGGGAGAAGGAGCATTCTAGGCAGTTTACTGGGAGGAGCTcaagcttaaaaaaataatccgAGATCCTGTCTGCTCTGTGGGAACACAAGATCCCTGGGCACTGGTACaaatgcagcagctgctgcacttTGTCCTAGGggtgtggctgcatttcagtggtacagTGTGTCGACATCTCTGAAGCCCGATAATGCACGTTGAAAAATGCCATGCAGGTCAAATAGTATTTGCCACCACTCTACCCAGTGTCCAGACACCACGCTGCACGCTCCAGGAGATTCAAAGTAAGGTCACTGCTCTCCCGTACATGATGCAAAGTTGCACGGTGCATTCGTATAGTGGGTTACTTTATCCCCAAGAGACAGACGTGCCAACTGACCTATAGCTACTGATGCGATCTCAAGAGACTTGGGAACATCACCCCCTTTTTATTATATGGCCACGCCTTTACACACAAATCCACTTGCTTGGCTCACTCTTTTATGACTCTGCGATATGCAGGCCCAACAGTTACCAGGGAGTGCATCCTTTGCTGACAAACTCTTCAGATCTTCTTGCAGCCTCAGTGAATCCCAGACATGGGGTCTCTCTGTAGCTTCTAGCAGCCCTGGGCACAGGGCAGCTGCACACTAACGGCAATAGGGTTTACCCTGGGCTGCCTCAGGGCAAAAGAGCTCAGAGAGCAGATCCAATACAAAGGGGTTGATGGCACATTCACACAGGTGCTTTCAGGCATCGTTGACCTCAATTTTGTAGCTGTTTCACCACCTGGACCCAGAAGACAGTGCTCTCAGCCAGGGCAATACAAGGATCAAGGGCTGGTTTTGCCAAGTACCTTCAGTGCCCATAGAGAAAGACAGGATGCCAGCCCCTTGCAGGAGCCAGCCCTATTTTATGGATCTGATCTGCTTTGGCAAAGGGTCCAGGCTTCACCTGCTCTTTCCCCATCCTCCAAAACCCCAGGCAAGGGAGAAAGTAAAGCAGCACCTACCTGGCTCTCCATGGGCATCGATCTGGAGCACAAGGTCAGTGATCAGCTCAAGGTCGAGGACACATTCATCATCTGATTGCTGAGAAACAGGAGAGAATATGTAAATACCAAGGTAGCGGCAGTGACCcaatgggctggggagaggggtgctaCACACCCCGCAGCATCCCCCTAAGATGGCAAACACCTTTAATAAGAGATATGGGCTAGTAGTCTGATCACAGCACTATGAGACAAGAACTCCAGGAGCTTGAATTTAGGCTCAGATTCATTCTGGTCACAACCTCTGCAGTACAGTGAGGAtaccacctcccttcccccatctgtgAGCGTCTGCAAGTATTTGTAAATATCAGCATTACGTATGAAATGGTCACCAGCAGCTCATTTAAATCATGGATtttggtgggggcaggagggtgctaCGTGAGACTGGGACGTCAGTGAATCAACTGGGCAGCACGCGGCAGCAGCTTTTCTTTGCAAGTGAGAAAGAGAGCGCACCCAAGGAGTGGGGCAGGCATCTGGAGTGGTAAAGGCCTTTTAAGAGGATAACAGAACCAGAAAGAGtaatgcactgtgtgtgtgtgtggtggtggaggggacaggggggaaggagaggagagaagagagattGGACACACCCCAGAAGCCAACAAATATTATGAAGAATCTATACACAGGGATGTGTTCCAGGGGGACGGAGTTCAGGAAAATATGCCCAAGCTGCAGCACGTATCCAAGGACAGAACTATCTCAAAGCATTCAAGTGCAGGCAAACCCATAGGGAGTTAACATTTCATTACAACGGAGCCACTGCCAAGAAGTTTAGAGCCAAGTCTGAGATCTGATTCAGACTTTAGACGAAGGTCATAAATGGGATCTAACCAAACCTAATGGGAACCTCAGGAGGTCTGGGCTGGAATTAAAACTTTGCCAACAGCTGGCAACGCAAACCCAGCAGCACTGGGCTAGCGCAGAAGAAGTGCAGCAGGAAGGAACTAGCCCCAGCCCAAATCTCTTTTCACCGCTAGCCATCCCCGGGGTCAGTGCCATAGACAGGGAAACAAATCAGAGTGCGCAGCACGCTCACCTTCACCTCGTAGTGCCGGTGTCTGTGCCGGCCCAGCTTGGCCAGGATCTCTTCCAGGTAATATTCCTTCACTGGGTACATGAAACCTGGCACCTTGACCACGGGGCAGTCCCCAAAGTACTGCGAGAAGCGCTGGTTGTCCCCTGTGGCGCTCATCAGGACCAGGCGCAGGTCGGGGTTGAGCTTCTGGATGCCCTTCAGCAGGATAAGCAGGAAGTCGGTGTTGACGTCCCGCTCGTGGACCTCGTCCACAATCACGTGGCTGACCCCCTCCAGGCTGGGGTTCCCCTGCAGCTTTCGCAGGAGGATGCCCACCGTGCAGAAGAGCAGGGCTCCTCCCCGGGCTGGCGGTTTGCTCTCCAGCCGCACCTGGTAACCCACGTTCTTCCTCATGTTGGGACCCAGCTCCTGCGCAACCCGCTGGGCGACCGAGATGGCGCTGATCCTCCTCGGCTGGGTGATCACCACGTTGCAGCGGGCACCGCGCCCCTCCAGGATGTAacgctccagcagcagctgagggATCCGGGTGGTTTTCCCACAGCCGGTGTCTCCTGCTATGACCACCACAGGATTCTGCTCAATGGCCGACAAGATGGTGTCCTTGTGAGGATCGACAGGCAGCTGGTGGCTTTCCAGCCACAATGAACCCCTCCTCTTCCAAAGGGCCAGGAGGTTCTGGCTCAGgcgcacctcctccccctccgacATGGGCGTGTAGGTCTTCCCTGTGATGGCATCACTGATCGCACCAGACTCCTTACTCAGGTTCATCATGTCGTCAGCAATCCGAGGCCTGGATTCCCTTGAGGCCACTGGGtactgagggaggaggagaaaattgGCACAGACAGATGCTTAACTTTGAAGCAGCTCCTTAGAACACAGAACGCCAGGAGGACATGTTGCGGGGTCAGAGCTGGGGACCAGCAGGCAGGATGCTGGCTTTGGCACCGACTGCATGGCCAGGAGCAGGTCGCAACCTGTCCTTTGGGTAATTCAACTTCTAAATTCTCATTTTGTAAAGACTCAGCTCAGAACATAACCTCAAAGCATCCCCTTTGCTTGGCACACCAGCCCTCAGCTAGCCCTCTACGCTTGCCTCATTCCAAACCTCATGTGGAGCACTCAATCCGTTCAACAAAGATTTCAGAGCCCTGATAACTGACCCTCCATGCAGTGCCCAAGACAGAACAGAGAAACTGCAGCATCATGTAGTGGTCAcccagcctgcctgccttccACCCCCAGGCAATCCAAAGGGTAAGTGCCCCAGGACATGGGCCAGGCCTTACATGAGCAGTGCTTTAGGTGCTGTGAAATAACCCTATCCCCTCAGGCAGTCAGGCCAGCTGCTGTTCAGTTATACACAGCAACACGACAGCCTGTGGCAAGAAATGAATCTCAGATCCCATGGAAAGCACAAGGGGGTTTTAGGGAGCAGAACGCAGTTCCTCAGGTCAGGACTCGGCCAGAACATGCCTATTCAGGTTTAAAGGACTACAAGCGTTTTAGAGCCAACAAGTCAGGATCTCAGGAGTTGGTCTTACCCAAACAATggcacttccagcagcacagcacttcCCAGAAACAGGCCAGGACACTGATGCTGTACTGACTGCAGAGTACCACCATCTACCGGATACTGGACAACCACCCGAGACCAGCCTCTGTCCTAGTGGAAGTGGGcacaactctcactgatttcagcatCCCAGACTGGTTCTGGGTTGAGAATCGAGACTTCTTGGTAAAGTGCCTTGTGTAACCAGCACCTACTGCTCTAGGACCCTTACAAAAGTTGCGCCCAACATTTAATGCATTCAGTGCCATGAGAGAAAAATCCCCATGGGCCATCCACAAATACTCGCAGCTGCTTATCGTAAGCCAAGTAAATGAAGCAGAGATCACTGTATAGTTAGCACAGGCGAGCTTAACAAAGACAGCAGTCATTACCCTGAGTGATTTGTGAATAAGCCAGTTCCACACCCAAGATCCCCGGTTTGGGGGATCACCAAAGCAGCGCTCTCAGTACACAGCTGACAACACCAGCTCACTGAGTTCATACGCTATCGTATGATATCTGTGGCTCGGCTGGTTCAGGGACAGGGAACCTAGCTGCCCCCTTTGCCCCGAGGTGGCCCTACGACACGTGAATAAGTCTTACGTGGTTCAGGTAGTTCTCGATCTTACGCAGGGTGGCCTCAGGGACTTTGATGTGGCAGGGTCTCCTCTGATTCTCGCCCAGCTCCCTGAGGGACGTCATGTTGTACATGGCATGGCTCAGTGGGTTGTTGTTCTTGTCTACTAAGCCAAGGCTCTGGAAAGGAGGGAGACAAACGGGGACAGTAAACATGAAACCGTGTCTAGGGGATGGGAAGGGAACACAGCACAGATGAGAATTAAGTCAGCATTTTCAGAGCCAGACTAGCTTTGACTGCAAGAGCCATTCTCTTCATCTAGCTTAGCttctccctgcccagccactgagagccccttccccaaaggaaGGTGGTGTGCAAGGAAGGTCCAGTCTCCCTGCCCAGGAAGGTCCCAAACCCAACAATTCCTGCCTTCACCAGGGCAGGAGGCTGAGACCTGGGGGAACCCTACAGGATCTTCCCTGCTGTGAAATACACACACTGGAGCCCAGTGCTGTCCCTGCCACCAATGCCAATGGGGAAATTCGCCAAGGAAGATTCACATCAGAGGAATGGCATAGGCCGTAATTTCCAGTAGGGCCCACTTACAAGAGCCTCTTACTGGCATTTCCACAAACTTCAGTAGGTAGCCGACCAGGAATAGTCTTTCCTGCCTGCCCGCTCCCCATTGATTTTGGAGCCAGGTAATTCCCCATGAAGCTAGGAGAACAGAGTGGTCAGACTGACCCGCCTGAAGGAGCAGGGAGCCAGCCTACCCTGTCTGGAGGCAGCGAGGTGGCTGCAAAGACAGACCCACTACTCGCAGGTTGATCTTTTCACATCACTTTGCCGATGGGCCAAACCCCCCCCATCAGCACAATGGAGGTTCACGATCTGTTTCTCAACTCCATTGCTGTGCCCCTGCAGAGTCCTAAGGCATCAGCCTAGAGACCAGGACAATTCTGACCCCAGGCTTACCCATGGAGTCAACTCTAGGTGGCAGCAGGAAACGCAGACTGAGTCACAGAAACTGCAGCAGCCTTAGGTCTCGGAGGCTCAGCCTGGCCCCCCGAATAGGGCAGCTCTGGTACGAACAGTGTCCGTTCACAGCAGGCCGGATAGTGCCCGCATGGAAGAGATGCTGTGGTAGGAGCCACATCAAGATTTGCTACCAGACACATGCCACTCACTTTCAACTTCTGGCAGGCCAGTGCTGCTGCTTTGTTCTCGGCCTCAACCTTGCGGCGGCCCTTGGCAGCGAAGGTCATCGGGCAGGGCCAGCGCAGAGTGAGCTTGCAGATCTTAGTCTTGGTGCCCACGGTACGGAACTGCATGAATTCCTGAAAGAGAGACAGGCAGCTTGTGAGGGAAAAAGGCTGGTTTATTCAGAGGGAGCCTCTGAAAAGTTTATTAGGCTATATTACCTAAACAGCAGGGCAGTTTTACATGTAAGATTTTAACTCAGTACCTTCTggaatagaatcacagaaaagtagggcttgaagggacctcaaaagattGTCTAGCccaggtcctgcctcagcacagggagcaagtaaacctagagcatccttgacaggcgtttgtccaacctgttcttaaaaacctccagtgacggggagtCCACAACCTGCCTtgaaagcctgttccagagcgtaactatccttatagtgagaattttttcctaaatatccaacctaaaccttccttgctgcagattaagcccattacttcttgtcctaccttcagtggacatggagaacagttgatcaccatcctctttacatCAGCCCTTAACATGTTTGAAAACTTATCCGGTCCTCCCTCAGTCATctgttctcaagactaaacatgctagttttttaacctttccttgtgGGTCAGGTTTTCCACGTCATTCCTGAAGTGCGGCACCCAGAATAGGGCACAGTgcaccagctgaggcctcaccagtaccgaGCAGAGTGGgccaattacttcccatgtcttacatacgacacacctttaatacaccccagaattagattagcctttttcacaactacatcacaCTGAtggctcatattcagtttgtgatccactataatccacagatccttttcagcagtactatcaccaagccagttattccccagtttgtgtttttttgcatctgatttttccttcctaaatgaagtactttgcactaagggtacatctatacttacccgctggttcggcagcaagcaatcgatcttctgggatcaatttatcgcgtcttgtctagatgcgataaatcgatcccggaagtgctcgccatcgacgccggtaatcctgctccgcgagaggagtaggcggagtcgatgggggagcctgcctgctgcatgtggacccgcggtaagtagctttaagttcgaactaagatacttcgacctcagctacgttattcacgtatcttagttcgaactgggggcttagtgtggaccagcccttagagagacacggtgggtgaggtaatatctttcactggaccaacttctgttggtgagagacaagcttcctaatatcctgggaccaactcagctacaactatactgcatatgtactttgcacttgtctttattgaacttcattttattgatttcagaccaattctccaatttgtcaaaaagtcattttgaattctaatcctgtcctccaaagtgcttgcaacccctcccagcttcatgtcatctgcaaattttataagcacattctctactccattatccaagtcattaattaaaatattgagtggtactggacccaggacagaacCATGTGGGTCCCCAGCAGATATGTCCTCTGAGTTAGATAGCAAACCACTGAGTACAGTCATtcaatcagttattcacccaccttacagtaatttcatatagaccacatttccttagattgcttatgagaatgtcatgtgagacggTGTGAAAgaccttactgaaatcaaggtatttCACATGCATTGCTTTCCCCCATACACTAAGCCAGTAGTTTATATAGCAGCATCCACGTAGTCAGAGGTGACCTTTGCTAAACCCCTTCCCCTGAGAGCTCACATACTAAAGGCTTTGTCAGTACCAAGACAAGACATAAACAGGCTGCTGTGTGGAGCACTTCATGGAAGGAGGGAGTTAGAAGGTGAAAGATACAAGGGGCAAAGCTTGTCAAACTTTTTTTCAGCGTGTGCAGGGCACAACAAAGTCTGAAAAGGAGGTGGGTGAAGCGctagaggaaggagaaggaaagcaGAGATGTAGGCAGGAGTGGAGTTCTGGACAAATTTGACCACCAATGAACATTACAAAATTCTCAGAATACAGGATATGCTCTGGCTGGCTGCACAAATCAAGGGGGCTTGCAGCACAATTCACCCCAGCAAAAACACAAACCCACATATAACAACAGCTTCTTGTTTGAGTAAGAACACTCCCACTGCTTCTCCTGAGGGACTCTTCCCCAAGTCTCACTGTCAATAAGGTTTTTCTATTCTTCAGCCTAACTTCAGCCCATCACTATCTAGCCAGCCCTTGGAGAACCCCAAAGaattcttctccttccctgaaaTCTACACCCTTTCAATCGCTGCAGCCCATCCTTCCCAGCCGCTGAAAGGCAAATTCCCAACCAGAGGAGATGGGAGAGGCCATTTGAACAGCAACTCACCTTGACTGTGGAGGAAGAGGTTGCAATCTGAATCACCTGGGCCAGAAGGTTTTTGGGTAGAGGGAACTGGGTCAGAGCCCTGATGGCATTGTTGTCATCTGTCATTTCAACAGaggcccctcctctgcaagaCGGAAAGTAAAACAATTCAGGTacgtaaaaaaaccaaacaaatctcTCTTCTCCCCAATTCTATTTGTGCTCAGacccttccccctccagctcctttgCCATAGCCTAAAATCGAGAATTAAAGAATACAATGTGAGTACAGGAGATTACGGAGTTAATTAGCAATGGAGGGTTTGCAGCCAACTGGGTAGAGAGTACCATTACATTGCGTTACAGAACTCAGAACGAAGACAATCGCTTTAG
Proteins encoded in this window:
- the DHX30 gene encoding ATP-dependent RNA helicase DHX30 isoform X3; protein product: MFSLNSCRKDSRDLLKEFPQPKNLLNSVIGRALGISHARDKLVYIHTNGPRKKKVTLHIKWPKNVEVEGYGTKKIDAERQAAAAACQLFKGWGLLGPRNELFDAAKYRILADQLGCPEDKWCPESRWRSKSGPSLADLSTCWRRVEPDDSIQSMEQGRMSKALRREELEEGELEEGELEEGELEEDTIDVTDYLSMAQNEARTPARDMRGGASVEMTDDNNAIRALTQFPLPKNLLAQVIQIATSSSTVKEFMQFRTVGTKTKICKLTLRWPCPMTFAAKGRRKVEAENKAAALACQKLKSLGLVDKNNNPLSHAMYNMTSLRELGENQRRPCHIKVPEATLRKIENYLNHYPVASRESRPRIADDMMNLSKESGAISDAITGKTYTPMSEGEEVRLSQNLLALWKRRGSLWLESHQLPVDPHKDTILSAIEQNPVVVIAGDTGCGKTTRIPQLLLERYILEGRGARCNVVITQPRRISAISVAQRVAQELGPNMRKNVGYQVRLESKPPARGGALLFCTVGILLRKLQGNPSLEGVSHVIVDEVHERDVNTDFLLILLKGIQKLNPDLRLVLMSATGDNQRFSQYFGDCPVVKVPGFMYPVKEYYLEEILAKLGRHRHRHYEVKQSDDECVLDLELITDLVLQIDAHGEPGGVLCFLPGWQEIKGVQQRLLETLGSQNTRYLVLPVHSNIPMMDQQNIFQRPPPGVRKIVLATNIAETSITINDIVHVVDSGTHKEERYDLKTKVSCLETVWVSKSNVVQRRGRAGRCQSGFAYHLFPRSRLDKMPTFQVPEILRTPLENLVVQAKIHMPEKTAVEFLSKALDSPDIKAVDEAVILLQEIGVLDQREALTTLGKRLAQISTDPRLAKAIVLASIYRCLHPLLVIVSCLTRDPFSSSLQNRAEVDKAKAILSGESGSDHLAFVRAVAGWEEVLRRRDSRARDNYLQDYFLYAPSLRFINGLVKQFSENIYDTFLVSAPSDCTMPSAACNQYSEEEELVKGVLMAGLYPNLIQVRQGKVTRQGKFKPNSYSYRTKAGTVLLHKSTINREASKLYSRWLTYFMAVKSNGGVFVRDSSQVHPLAVLLMTDTDIHVRDDGWRATVSLTDSDLLVLEGDSYTIRLLRDFRVSLSKMVETCLCYEMSAIPGDLHHQHSQLLDILVDLLKGPPGSFGA
- the DHX30 gene encoding ATP-dependent RNA helicase DHX30 isoform X4 — its product is MQETNWCISTLTGQEKKKVTLHIKWPKNVEVEGYGTKKIDAERQAAAAACQLFKGWGLLGPRNELFDAAKYRILADQLGCPEDKWCPESRWRSKSGPSLADLSTCWRRVEPDDSIQSMEQGRMSKALRREELEEGELEEGELEEGELEEDTIDVTDYLSMAQNEARTPARDMRGGASVEMTDDNNAIRALTQFPLPKNLLAQVIQIATSSSTVKEFMQFRTVGTKTKICKLTLRWPCPMTFAAKGRRKVEAENKAAALACQKLKSLGLVDKNNNPLSHAMYNMTSLRELGENQRRPCHIKVPEATLRKIENYLNHYPVASRESRPRIADDMMNLSKESGAISDAITGKTYTPMSEGEEVRLSQNLLALWKRRGSLWLESHQLPVDPHKDTILSAIEQNPVVVIAGDTGCGKTTRIPQLLLERYILEGRGARCNVVITQPRRISAISVAQRVAQELGPNMRKNVGYQVRLESKPPARGGALLFCTVGILLRKLQGNPSLEGVSHVIVDEVHERDVNTDFLLILLKGIQKLNPDLRLVLMSATGDNQRFSQYFGDCPVVKVPGFMYPVKEYYLEEILAKLGRHRHRHYEVKQSDDECVLDLELITDLVLQIDAHGEPGGVLCFLPGWQEIKGVQQRLLETLGSQNTRYLVLPVHSNIPMMDQQNIFQRPPPGVRKIVLATNIAETSITINDIVHVVDSGTHKEERYDLKTKVSCLETVWVSKSNVVQRRGRAGRCQSGFAYHLFPRSRLDKMPTFQVPEILRTPLENLVVQAKIHMPEKTAVEFLSKALDSPDIKAVDEAVILLQEIGVLDQREALTTLGKRLAQISTDPRLAKAIVLASIYRCLHPLLVIVSCLTRDPFSSSLQNRAEVDKAKAILSGESGSDHLAFVRAVAGWEEVLRRRDSRARDNYLQDYFLYAPSLRFINGLVKQFSENIYDTFLVSAPSDCTMPSAACNQYSEEEELVKGVLMAGLYPNLIQVRQGKVTRQGKFKPNSYSYRTKAGTVLLHKSTINREASKLYSRWLTYFMAVKSNGGVFVRDSSQVHPLAVLLMTDTDIHVRDDGWRATVSLTDSDLLVLEGDSYTIRLLRDFRVSLSKMVETCLCYEMSAIPGDLHHQHSQLLDILVDLLKGPPGSFGA